One part of the Onychomys torridus chromosome 13, mOncTor1.1, whole genome shotgun sequence genome encodes these proteins:
- the Zadh2 gene encoding prostaglandin reductase 3, with amino-acid sequence MLRLTAAGARAIVDMSYARHFLDFQGSAIPPAMQKLVVTRLSPNFREAVTLRRDCPVPLPGDGDLLVRNRFVGVNASDINYSAGRYDPSMKPPFDIGFEGIGEVVALGLSASARYTVGQAVAYVAPGSFAEYTVVPASIATPVPSVKPEYLALLVSGTTAYISLQELGELAEGKKVLVTAAAGGTGQFAVQLAKIAKCHVIGTCSSDEKLAFLKSIGCDRPINYKAEPVETVLKREYPKGVDVVYESVGGAMFDLAVDALATKGRLMVIGFISGYQSPSGLSPVRAGALPAKLLKKSASLRGFFLNHYLSKYQAAMEHLLELYAHGEMVCEVDLGNLAPEGRFIGLDSIFRAVDYMYTGKNIGKLVVELPHSVSSKL; translated from the exons ATGCTGAGGCTGACGGCCGCCGGGGCCCGAGCCATCGTGGACATGTCGTACGCCCGTCACTTCCTGGACTTCCAGGGCTCCGCCATCCCCCCAGCCATGCAGAAGCTGGTGGTGACCCGGCTGAGCCCTAACTTCCGCGAGGCCGTCACCCTGCGCCGGGACTGCCCAGTGCCGCTCCCCGGGGACGGAGACCTCCTCGTCCGGAACCG atTCGTTGGTGTTAACGCATCTGACATCAACTATTCTGCTGGCCGTTATGATCCATCCATGAAGCCCCCCTTTGACATAGGTTTTGAAGGGATTGGGGAGGTAGTGGCCTTGGGCCTCTCTGCTAGCGCTAGGTACACAGTGGGCCAGGCTGTGGCTTATGTGGCTCCTGGTTCCTTTGCTGAGTATACAGTGGTGCCTGCTAGCATTGCCACTCCCGTGCCTTCAGTGAAACCTGAGTATCTCGCTCTGCTGGTTAGCGGCACCACTGCATACATCAGCCTGCAAGAGCTCGGAGAGCTGGCAGAAGGGAAGAAAGTTTTGGTTACCGCAGCTGCTGGGGGGACAGGCCAGTTTGCCGTGCAGCTTGCAAAGATAGCCAAGTGCCATGTCATTGGAACCTGCTCGTCGGATGAAAAGTTAGCTTTTCTGAAATCCATTGGGTGTGATCGCCCCATCAACTACAAAGCAGAGCCTGTGGAGACAGTTCTGAAGCGGGAGTACCCTAAAGGTGTCGATGTAGTCTACGAGTCTGTTGGGGGAGCCATGTTTGACCTGGCAGTGGATGCCTTAGCCACCAAAGGGCGTCTGATGGTAATTGGGTTTATCTCTGGCTACCAAAGCCCTTCAGGACTTTCACCAGTAAGAGCAGGAGCTCTGCCAGCCAAGCTCCTGAAGAAGTCTGCCAGTCTCCGGGGGTTCTTTCTGAACCACTATTTATCCAAGTACCAGGCCGCCATGGAACACTTGCTGGAGCTGTATGCTCATGGGGAAATGGTCTGTGAGGTGGACCTGGGAAACCTGGCTCCAGAGGGGAGGTTCATCGGCCTGGACTCTATATTCAGGGCTGTTGACTATATGTACACTGGGAAAAATATTGGGAAACTTGTCGTGGAATTACCTCACAGTGTCAGCAGTAAGCTATGA